CGCCGGTCACGGAGACCACCTTCGCCCCGACGCGGCGCGCGATGTTCGCGACCTGGTTCGCGCTCATCGTGGTGCCCGTGTTGGAGACGATGAGGACGGCGTCGCCGTCGCGGACCACGGGCGTGATCGTTTCTCCGATGAAGTAGCAATCGATCCCCAGTTGGACGAGGCGCATCGCGAAGGCCCGGGCCGCGAGCCCGCTCCGGCCCACGCCGTACACGAACACGTGCTTCGCGGACACGACGATGTCCACGGTCTCGTCGATCTCCTTGGAACGGTCCGCGCCAAGCGCCCGGGAGAGGTTCTCCACCAGGAAGGCGTACGCCTCCGACGCGGATCCCCTCGGCGGGGGCGCGGCGCTCATCGCCGGCGCGCCTCCCGTTCGGGCTTCTCGGGCCGCTCGGGCCTCGCCTCGGGCTCGGGCTTCGTGGGCCGCATCAGGCGCTTTGCGAGGACGCGCTCCAGGATGACCTTCATGTACATCGCGTCGTGCTCGAGGAGCGGCGAGGAGGAGACGATCGTCAGATCGTAGTCCTCGTCCAGGAGGCATTCCGCGAGGGGCTCGAAGCGCAGGTCGCCCTTCTTGATGGGCGTATACCGCAGCTCGTTCCCGTCCGCGTGCTCCACGCCCGAGAAGTGCGTGTGCATGTGACCGTCCTCGGCGACCTTCTCGACCTTCCCGAGGACGTCGTCGAAGTCCTCGGGGCGCTTGAACAGCCCGAACCCGCGGGCGTGCACGTGAGCGAAGTTCAACACGGGGGCGATGCCCTTCACGTTCTTCGTGAGCTTGAGAATCTCATCGAGGCTCCCGACGACCTCCTGCCGGCCGCTCGCCTCGATGCCTAGGCGCGCGTGAATCTTCGCCTTGCGGTACCCGTCCCGTAGGTTTCGCAGGTTCTTCTGGATGGAGTCGAGCGCGACCTTGTGGTCCACCTCGCCGAACATGCCGAGATGCGTGATCACCATCGTGGCACTCATCGCCTCGGCGAGCATGCCCGCCCACATCACGCTCTGCATGCTCTTCGCTGCCAATCCGTCTGCGTCCGCGAGGTCCATGTAGTACGGGGTGTGCAGGGAGAGCTCGATGTCGAGCTCCCGCGCGAGGGCACCCAGCTCTCCGAGCTCCAGGTAGTCCCGCGCGACGCCCGAGGCGAGGCTGTAGAGCACGTCGCCCTTCTGGATCTTCTCCTGCAGGCTCGAGAGGAGGATCTCCTTCCGGTCCTCCTTCCGCCCGATCTGGACCACGAGTTCGCCGGGGATCTCCCGGGGTGTGAGGCCGAGGTCCTCGTCGCCTGCGTACCGCTCGTTCAGGTTCACGCGGACCAGCTGGACCTCCATCGCCGTGAGGCCCAGGTTGTGGATGTCCTCGATTCCGTCCCGCAGGGTGCGCCCCTTGCAGGACAACGGGATGCCCGAAGGACCAAAACGTATCATGGAGTCTCCGT
This sequence is a window from Thermoplasmata archaeon. Protein-coding genes within it:
- a CDS encoding SIS domain-containing protein; amino-acid sequence: MSAAPPPRGSASEAYAFLVENLSRALGADRSKEIDETVDIVVSAKHVFVYGVGRSGLAARAFAMRLVQLGIDCYFIGETITPVVRDGDAVLIVSNTGTTMSANQVANIARRVGAKVVSVTGVRGSKLSHASNVVLLLQLNGGTEQSRLAPLGTLFEDACLILLDGIVAQVMERLGQTEADMRARHAIMV
- a CDS encoding TIM barrel protein, with the translated sequence MSCKGRTLRDGIEDIHNLGLTAMEVQLVRVNLNERYAGDEDLGLTPREIPGELVVQIGRKEDRKEILLSSLQEKIQKGDVLYSLASGVARDYLELGELGALARELDIELSLHTPYYMDLADADGLAAKSMQSVMWAGMLAEAMSATMVITHLGMFGEVDHKVALDSIQKNLRNLRDGYRKAKIHARLGIEASGRQEVVGSLDEILKLTKNVKGIAPVLNFAHVHARGFGLFKRPEDFDDVLGKVEKVAEDGHMHTHFSGVEHADGNELRYTPIKKGDLRFEPLAECLLDEDYDLTIVSSSPLLEHDAMYMKVILERVLAKRLMRPTKPEPEARPERPEKPEREARRR